In one window of Camelina sativa cultivar DH55 chromosome 15, Cs, whole genome shotgun sequence DNA:
- the LOC104745717 gene encoding peroxisomal (S)-2-hydroxy-acid oxidase GLO2-like isoform X2, with amino-acid sequence MMPSQSRSCQRWFTTTMHLVQRTNGLFKRTETLSQGSCDFRPRILIDVSKIDMTTTVLGFKISMPIMVAPTAMQKMAHPDGEYATARAASAAGTIMTLSSWATSSVEEVASTGPGIRFFQLYVYKNRKVVEQLVRRAEKAGFKAIALTVDTPRLGRRESDIKNRFTLPSNLTLKNFEGLDLGKMDEANDSGLASYVAGQIDRTLSWKDVQWLQTITKLPILVKGVLTGEDARIAIQAGAAGIIVSNHGARQLDYVPATISALEEVVKATQGRVPVFLDGGVRRGTDVFKALALGASGIFIGRPVVFALAAEGEAGVRKVLQMLRDEFELTMALSGCRSLSEITRNHIVTEWDTPRHLPRL; translated from the exons ATGATGCCATCGCAAAGCAGAAGTTGCCAAAGATGGTTTACGACTACTATGCATCTGGTGCAGAGGACCAATGGACTCTTCAAGAGAACAGAAACGCTTTCGCAAGGATCCTGTGA CTTTCGGCCTCGGATTTTGATTGATGTGAGCAAGATTGATATGACAACCACCGTGTTGGGTTTCAAGATCTCGATGCCCATCATGGTTGCTCCTACAGCCATGCAAAAGATGGCTCACCCTGATG GGGAATATGCTACAGCTAGAGCTGCATCTGCAGCTGGAACCATCATG ACACTATCTTCATGGGCTACTTCCAGCGTTGAAGAAGTTGCTTCCACAGGGCCAGGGATCCGATTCTTCCAGCTCTAT GTATATAAGAACAGGAAGGTGGTTGAACAGCTCGTGAGAAGAGCCGAGAAAGCTGGGTTCAAAGCCATTGCTCTCACTGTAGACACCCCAAGGCTAGGTCGCAGAGAGTCTGATATCAAAAACAG ATTCACTTTGCCTTCAAACCTGACATTGAAGAACTTTGAAGGTCTTGACCTTGGAAAGATGGACGAG GCCAATGACTCTGGTTTGGCTTCATATGTTGCTGGTCAAATTGACCGTACCTTGAGCTGGAAG GATGTCCAGTGGCTCCAGACAATCACCAAATTGCCGATTCTTGTCAAGGGTGTTCTTACAGGAGAGGATG CAAGGATAGCGATTCAAGCTGGAGCCGCAGGGATCATTGTGTCAAACCATGGAGCTCGCCAGCTTGACTATGTCCCAGCCACAATCTCAGCCCTTGAAGAG GTTGTCAAAGCGACACAAGGAAGAGTTCCTGTCTTCTTGGATGGTGGTGTTCGACGTGGCACAGATGTCTTCAAGGCACTTGCACTTGGAGCCTCCGGGATATTT ATTGGAAGACCAGTGGTATTTGCACTAGCTGCTGAAGGAGAAGCTGGAGTCAGAAAGGTGCTTCAAATGTTACGTGATGAGTTCGAGCTAACCATGGCACTAAGTGGGTGCCGGTCTCTCAGTGAAATCACCCGCAACCACATTGTCACCGAATGGGATACTCCACGCCATTTGCCAAGGTtatag
- the LOC104745717 gene encoding peroxisomal (S)-2-hydroxy-acid oxidase GLO2-like isoform X1, translating to MEITNVTEYDAIAKQKLPKMVYDYYASGAEDQWTLQENRNAFARILFRPRILIDVSKIDMTTTVLGFKISMPIMVAPTAMQKMAHPDGEYATARAASAAGTIMTLSSWATSSVEEVASTGPGIRFFQLYVYKNRKVVEQLVRRAEKAGFKAIALTVDTPRLGRRESDIKNRFTLPSNLTLKNFEGLDLGKMDEANDSGLASYVAGQIDRTLSWKDVQWLQTITKLPILVKGVLTGEDARIAIQAGAAGIIVSNHGARQLDYVPATISALEEVVKATQGRVPVFLDGGVRRGTDVFKALALGASGIFIGRPVVFALAAEGEAGVRKVLQMLRDEFELTMALSGCRSLSEITRNHIVTEWDTPRHLPRL from the exons ATGGAGATCACAAACGTTACCGAGTATGATGCCATCGCAAAGCAGAAGTTGCCAAAGATGGTTTACGACTACTATGCATCTGGTGCAGAGGACCAATGGACTCTTCAAGAGAACAGAAACGCTTTCGCAAGGATCCT CTTTCGGCCTCGGATTTTGATTGATGTGAGCAAGATTGATATGACAACCACCGTGTTGGGTTTCAAGATCTCGATGCCCATCATGGTTGCTCCTACAGCCATGCAAAAGATGGCTCACCCTGATG GGGAATATGCTACAGCTAGAGCTGCATCTGCAGCTGGAACCATCATG ACACTATCTTCATGGGCTACTTCCAGCGTTGAAGAAGTTGCTTCCACAGGGCCAGGGATCCGATTCTTCCAGCTCTAT GTATATAAGAACAGGAAGGTGGTTGAACAGCTCGTGAGAAGAGCCGAGAAAGCTGGGTTCAAAGCCATTGCTCTCACTGTAGACACCCCAAGGCTAGGTCGCAGAGAGTCTGATATCAAAAACAG ATTCACTTTGCCTTCAAACCTGACATTGAAGAACTTTGAAGGTCTTGACCTTGGAAAGATGGACGAG GCCAATGACTCTGGTTTGGCTTCATATGTTGCTGGTCAAATTGACCGTACCTTGAGCTGGAAG GATGTCCAGTGGCTCCAGACAATCACCAAATTGCCGATTCTTGTCAAGGGTGTTCTTACAGGAGAGGATG CAAGGATAGCGATTCAAGCTGGAGCCGCAGGGATCATTGTGTCAAACCATGGAGCTCGCCAGCTTGACTATGTCCCAGCCACAATCTCAGCCCTTGAAGAG GTTGTCAAAGCGACACAAGGAAGAGTTCCTGTCTTCTTGGATGGTGGTGTTCGACGTGGCACAGATGTCTTCAAGGCACTTGCACTTGGAGCCTCCGGGATATTT ATTGGAAGACCAGTGGTATTTGCACTAGCTGCTGAAGGAGAAGCTGGAGTCAGAAAGGTGCTTCAAATGTTACGTGATGAGTTCGAGCTAACCATGGCACTAAGTGGGTGCCGGTCTCTCAGTGAAATCACCCGCAACCACATTGTCACCGAATGGGATACTCCACGCCATTTGCCAAGGTtatag